A stretch of Oscillospiraceae bacterium DNA encodes these proteins:
- a CDS encoding 50S ribosomal protein L24: MNKLHIKKDDTVVVISGNSKGKKGKVVEVAPKEGKVIVEGANIVSKHVKPRKQGEAGGIVKTEGAIYASKVQIYCPKCDKGVRVKHTVLASGEKVRVCAKCGENL, encoded by the coding sequence ATGAATAAGCTTCACATTAAAAAGGATGATACAGTAGTTGTTATCTCCGGTAATTCCAAGGGCAAAAAAGGCAAGGTTGTTGAAGTTGCTCCCAAGGAAGGCAAAGTTATCGTAGAAGGCGCTAACATTGTATCCAAGCATGTTAAGCCCCGTAAGCAGGGGGAGGCAGGCGGAATTGTTAAGACCGAGGGCGCTATCTACGCATCCAAGGTTCAGATCTACTGCCCCAAGTGCGATAAGGGCGTAAGAGTTAAGCACACCGTACTCGCAAGCGGCGAAAAAGTTCGCGTTTGCGCTAAATGCGGCGAAAATCTTTAA
- the rplN gene encoding 50S ribosomal protein L14, whose translation MIQQQSFMKVADNTGAKELMCIRVLGGTGRRYANIGDVVVASVKKATPGGVVKKGEVVKAVIVRSVKGIRRADGSYVKFDENAAVIIKEDKNPRGTRIFGPVARELREKDYLKILSLAPEVL comes from the coding sequence ATGATACAGCAGCAAAGCTTTATGAAGGTTGCCGACAATACCGGCGCCAAAGAATTAATGTGCATCCGCGTGCTCGGCGGTACAGGAAGACGTTATGCGAACATCGGCGATGTCGTAGTAGCTTCTGTTAAAAAAGCAACACCCGGCGGCGTTGTAAAAAAAGGCGAGGTTGTTAAAGCAGTCATCGTCAGAAGCGTAAAAGGCATTCGCAGAGCAGACGGTTCTTATGTCAAATTCGACGAGAACGCAGCTGTCATAATCAAAGAGGACAAGAATCCCAGGGGTACACGTATATTTGGCCCTGTTGCAAGAGAGCTTCGTGAAAAGGATTATCTTAAGATATTATCCTTGGCACCCGAAGTACTTTGA
- the rpsQ gene encoding 30S ribosomal protein S17 — protein MAQERTLRKTRVGKVVSDKMDKTIVVAIQDNIKHPVYNKIVKRTVKFKAHDENNECRIGDKVEIMETRPLSKEKRWRLVEIIEKAK, from the coding sequence ATGGCACAGGAAAGAACTCTCAGAAAGACAAGAGTTGGTAAGGTTGTCAGCGACAAGATGGACAAGACCATTGTTGTAGCTATCCAGGACAACATTAAGCACCCTGTTTATAATAAGATCGTTAAGAGAACTGTTAAGTTCAAAGCCCATGACGAAAACAATGAATGCCGCATCGGCGACAAGGTTGAAATCATGGAAACAAGACCTCTTTCCAAAGAGAAAAGATGGCGTCTTGTTGAAATCATAGAAAAAGCTAAATAA
- a CDS encoding 50S ribosomal protein L29: protein MKINEIREKSTDELNKQLLELKNELFNLRFQHAVNQLDNPQKIVETKKTIAKILTVLREKEIAANK, encoded by the coding sequence ATAAAGATTAATGAAATACGTGAAAAGTCTACCGACGAGCTGAACAAACAGCTTCTTGAACTTAAAAACGAACTTTTCAATCTCCGCTTCCAGCATGCCGTAAATCAGTTGGACAATCCTCAGAAGATTGTTGAAACCAAGAAAACCATTGCGAAGATACTTACCGTTCTTCGTGAAAAGGAAATTGCGGCAAATAAATAA
- the rplP gene encoding 50S ribosomal protein L16 has protein sequence MLMPKRVKYRRVHRGRLTGRAYRGNKITNGSFGLVAMEPAWITSNQIEAARIAMTRYVKRGGNVWIKIFPDKPITEKPAETRMGSGKGSPEYWVAVVKPGRVMFEMDGITEEQAKEAMRLASHKLPIKCKFYTKEQLEEVAK, from the coding sequence ATGTTAATGCCTAAGAGAGTTAAATACAGACGCGTTCACAGAGGCAGACTTACCGGCCGCGCGTACAGAGGCAATAAGATCACCAACGGTTCCTTCGGTCTCGTAGCAATGGAACCCGCATGGATCACCTCTAACCAGATTGAAGCAGCCCGTATTGCGATGACCAGATACGTAAAACGTGGCGGTAACGTTTGGATTAAAATATTCCCCGATAAGCCCATCACCGAAAAGCCTGCTGAAACCCGAATGGGTTCCGGTAAAGGTTCTCCCGAATATTGGGTAGCGGTTGTAAAACCGGGCAGAGTTATGTTTGAAATGGATGGTATTACCGAGGAGCAGGCAAAAGAAGCTATGCGTCTTGCTTCCCACAAACTTCCTATCAAATGCAAATTCTACACCAAAGAACAGCTTGAGGAGGTAGCGAAATAA
- the rpsC gene encoding 30S ribosomal protein S3, whose protein sequence is MGQKVNPHGLRVGVIKGWDSRWYAKDEEFGDVLVSDYNLRKFLNAKANLAQAGIAKIEIERDAARVRVILHCAKPGLVIGHQGSEIEKLRTEIVNFLNDGKQVSVNVVEVKNPDLNSQLVAENIASQLEKRISFRRAMKQCIGRTMKLGARGIKIQCSGRLGGAEIARTEHYHEGTIPLQTIRADIDYGFAEADTTYGKIGIKVWIYKGEVLNEVRRQNTRRERPRNTREGGNR, encoded by the coding sequence ATGGGTCAGAAAGTTAATCCTCACGGCTTACGTGTAGGTGTTATCAAAGGCTGGGATTCGAGATGGTATGCCAAGGACGAAGAGTTCGGCGATGTTCTCGTTTCCGACTACAACCTTAGAAAGTTTTTAAACGCCAAGGCTAACCTTGCTCAGGCAGGTATAGCAAAGATAGAAATCGAACGTGATGCTGCACGTGTAAGAGTTATTCTTCACTGTGCAAAACCCGGTCTGGTAATCGGTCATCAGGGCAGCGAAATCGAAAAGCTGCGTACCGAGATCGTTAACTTCCTCAATGACGGCAAACAGGTTTCTGTTAACGTTGTCGAAGTTAAAAATCCCGACCTCAATTCTCAGCTGGTTGCAGAAAATATTGCTTCTCAGCTTGAAAAGAGAATTTCCTTCAGACGTGCTATGAAGCAGTGCATCGGCAGAACAATGAAGCTTGGTGCAAGAGGTATCAAGATTCAGTGCAGCGGCCGTCTCGGCGGTGCTGAAATTGCTCGTACCGAGCACTATCATGAAGGTACAATTCCGCTGCAGACTATCAGAGCTGATATTGACTACGGCTTTGCTGAAGCAGATACCACTTATGGTAAAATCGGTATCAAGGTATGGATATACAAGGGCGAGGTTCTCAACGAAGTAAGAAGACAGAACACCCGTAGAGAACGTCCCCGCAATACGCGAGAGGGAGGTAACAGATAA
- a CDS encoding 50S ribosomal protein L22, which translates to MAEVKIARAYREGIRISPRKIAIVLDLIRNKDTKLARAILKNTPKSASPYLIKMLDEAVANAQNNFNMDPEKLYVCECNATAGRTMKRMMPRAQGRGFRILKRSSHVTIKVAERD; encoded by the coding sequence ATGGCAGAAGTTAAGATTGCCAGAGCATATCGCGAGGGAATCAGAATTTCCCCCAGAAAAATAGCGATTGTGCTTGATCTTATAAGAAATAAAGATACTAAGCTTGCACGTGCCATATTAAAGAACACACCTAAGAGTGCTTCGCCTTACCTCATAAAGATGCTTGATGAGGCTGTGGCAAACGCTCAGAATAATTTCAATATGGATCCCGAAAAGCTTTATGTTTGCGAATGCAACGCAACTGCAGGCAGAACAATGAAGCGCATGATGCCCAGAGCTCAGGGCCGCGGATTCCGTATATTGAAGAGATCTTCTCACGTGACCATCAAGGTCGCAGAGAGAGACTAA
- the rpsS gene encoding 30S ribosomal protein S19 — MSRSVKKGPFVHEKLFAQIEAMNANKEKKVVKTWSRSSTIFPEFVGHTIAVYDGRKHIPVYVTEDMVGHKLGEFAPTRTFKGHSGSKTANSK; from the coding sequence ATGAGCAGAAGCGTTAAAAAAGGCCCCTTCGTGCATGAAAAGCTGTTCGCACAGATCGAAGCTATGAATGCAAACAAGGAAAAGAAGGTCGTTAAGACCTGGTCCCGCTCTTCTACAATATTCCCTGAATTTGTAGGACACACAATCGCTGTCTACGACGGCAGAAAGCATATCCCGGTTTATGTGACAGAAGACATGGTAGGTCACAAGCTCGGCGAATTTGCTCCCACCAGAACCTTCAAGGGCCATTCCGGCTCCAAGACAGCCAACTCTAAATAA
- the rplB gene encoding 50S ribosomal protein L2: protein MANKTYKPTTPARRQMTVQSFEEITSRVPEKSLLTVLKKHAGRNNTGRITVRHQGGGNRQKYRIIDFKRLNAAPATVIGIHYDPNRSAHIALIQYEDGAKSYIIAPLGISVGDKIVSDATADIKPGNTLPIANIPLGTFIHNIELYPGKGAQLVRSAGTAAQLMAKEDGIAQVRLPSGEVRYIRYDCKATIGQVGNLEYENVNIGKAGKKRHMGIRPTVRGSVMNPVDHPHGGGEGRSPIGRPTPVTPWGKPTLGYKTRNKKARTNKFIVKRRNDK, encoded by the coding sequence ATGGCAAATAAAACTTACAAACCTACAACTCCTGCAAGAAGACAGATGACTGTTCAGTCTTTTGAAGAAATTACATCCAGAGTTCCCGAAAAAAGCTTATTGACAGTTCTCAAGAAGCACGCAGGACGTAACAATACCGGACGCATTACCGTACGTCATCAGGGCGGCGGAAATCGTCAGAAGTACAGAATCATCGATTTCAAGAGACTTAATGCTGCTCCCGCAACCGTTATCGGCATTCACTATGACCCTAACCGTTCGGCACACATCGCTCTCATCCAGTATGAAGACGGTGCAAAGAGCTACATTATCGCTCCTCTGGGAATCAGCGTCGGCGACAAGATTGTGTCCGATGCAACCGCAGATATCAAACCCGGAAACACACTTCCTATCGCAAACATTCCTCTGGGTACCTTTATTCACAACATCGAGCTTTATCCCGGTAAGGGCGCTCAGCTCGTAAGAAGTGCAGGTACAGCAGCTCAGCTTATGGCTAAAGAGGACGGCATTGCTCAGGTACGTCTTCCTTCCGGCGAAGTTCGTTACATTCGCTACGACTGCAAGGCTACCATCGGTCAGGTCGGCAACCTCGAATATGAAAACGTGAACATCGGTAAAGCAGGTAAGAAGCGCCACATGGGCATCCGTCCTACCGTCCGCGGTTCCGTTATGAACCCCGTAGACCATCCTCACGGTGGTGGTGAAGGACGTTCTCCTATCGGTCGTCCCACTCCTGTTACTCCTTGGGGTAAACCTACTCTGGGTTACAAGACCAGAAACAAGAAAGCGCGTACCAATAAGTTTATTGTAAAGCGCAGAAATGACAAATAA
- a CDS encoding 50S ribosomal protein L23 has product MKTSYDIIKRPVITEASMAGIADKRYTFEVDKSATKIEIKNAVEEAFKVEVEKVNTIMMKSKPKRLGVHMGTTSAWKKAIVTLKADSKTIEFFDGMM; this is encoded by the coding sequence ATGAAAACATCCTACGATATTATAAAGAGACCGGTTATTACCGAAGCCAGCATGGCAGGTATCGCAGACAAGAGATATACCTTTGAGGTAGATAAGTCTGCAACCAAAATCGAAATCAAGAATGCTGTAGAAGAAGCATTCAAGGTTGAAGTAGAAAAAGTCAACACTATAATGATGAAAAGCAAACCTAAGAGACTCGGCGTTCATATGGGCACTACAAGTGCATGGAAGAAAGCTATCGTTACTCTCAAAGCTGATTCCAAGACCATCGAGTTCTTCGACGGAATGATGTAA
- the rplD gene encoding 50S ribosomal protein L4 translates to MPSVKIYDMAGKENGTLALSDEIFGVEVNASVLHMAVKAYLANQRQGTQSTLTRAEVSGGGIKPWRQKGTGRARQGSTRSPQWTHGGIALGPKPRSYKLTLNKKVKRLALKSALSSKVLADEMIVISNLEATEYKTKTMVQMLKAVGADKKALVVIPNADQKIIKSFANIPGVKTTTADSISVYDVINCDKFIVAQPAVQIIEEVYA, encoded by the coding sequence ATGCCAAGTGTAAAGATTTATGATATGGCCGGTAAGGAAAATGGTACTTTGGCTCTGTCCGATGAAATATTCGGCGTAGAGGTAAATGCTTCCGTCCTTCACATGGCTGTAAAAGCATATTTAGCAAATCAGAGACAGGGCACTCAGTCTACTCTGACCCGTGCAGAAGTTTCCGGCGGCGGTATCAAGCCGTGGCGTCAGAAGGGCACAGGCCGCGCAAGACAGGGCTCTACCCGTTCTCCTCAGTGGACTCACGGCGGTATTGCTCTCGGACCTAAGCCGAGAAGCTACAAGCTGACCCTCAATAAGAAGGTTAAGAGACTTGCTCTTAAGAGCGCACTTTCCAGCAAGGTTCTGGCAGACGAAATGATCGTTATTTCCAACCTTGAAGCAACTGAGTACAAGACCAAAACAATGGTTCAGATGCTCAAAGCTGTCGGTGCTGACAAAAAGGCACTGGTTGTTATCCCCAATGCAGACCAGAAGATTATCAAATCTTTTGCAAACATTCCCGGTGTTAAGACAACCACTGCGGACAGCATCAGCGTATACGATGTTATCAACTGCGATAAGTTCATCGTAGCTCAGCCGGCAGTTCAGATCATCGAGGAGGTGTACGCATGA